A single region of the Coregonus clupeaformis isolate EN_2021a chromosome 16, ASM2061545v1, whole genome shotgun sequence genome encodes:
- the LOC121584206 gene encoding vesicle-associated membrane protein 5: MENGKNRLQQAQEEVEEVKVIMLDNLYKADERSGKLGELENRADELLEKSKAFSKSAGKVKQQKWWEHMKIKVLLTGIGVIVAAIIIGIIVWSASGSDDRSSINSSTAVEQPTPGP, encoded by the exons ATG GAGAATGGGAAGAACCGCCTGCAGCAGGCccaggaggaggtggaagaggtgAAGGTGATCATGCTAGATAATCTCTACAAGGCTGACGAGAGGTCAGGCAAGCTGGGAGAACTGGAGAACAGGGCCGATGAACTTTTGGAGAAG AGTAAGGCTTTCTCAAAGTCTGCTGGGAAAGTGAAACAACAGAAATGGTGGGAACACATGAAAATTAAAGTGTTGCTGACTGGTATAGGGGTCATCGTGGCAGCCATCATCATTGGGATTATTGTATGGTCAGCGTCTGGATCTGACGACCGGAGCTCAATCAACAGCTCCACTGCTGTAGAGCAACCCACCCCAGGGCCTTAG
- the LOC121585035 gene encoding vesicle-associated membrane protein 8 isoform X2, with protein MYNDLGAVVEQDKVKTLQSQVEGVKDIMTQNVDRILARGERLDDLMGKSEDLQAGAQNFKHTSQKVARSYWWKNMKLWVVIVVIVLVVILIIVLLATGVIPTSSPAPPLPTPTKGL; from the exons GGTGCGGTGGTGGAGCAGGACAAGGTGAAGACCCTGCAATCTCAGGTGGAGGGGGTGAAGGACATAATGACCCAGAACGTGGACCGGATCCTGGCccgaggagagaggctggatgaCCTGATGGGCAAGTCAGAGGACCTGCAGGCTGGG GCTCAGAACTTCAAGCACACGTCCCAGAAGGTGGCTCGTTCCTACTGGTGGAAGAACATGAAGCTGTGGGTGGTGATCGTGGTCATCGTCCTCGTCGTAATCCTCATCATCGTACTGCTTGCCACTGGAGTCATCCCTACCAGCTCGCCTGCTCCCCCTCTTCCAACACCCACAAAAGGACTATAA
- the LOC121585035 gene encoding vesicle-associated membrane protein 8 isoform X1, whose protein sequence is MYNDLEQGAVVEQDKVKTLQSQVEGVKDIMTQNVDRILARGERLDDLMGKSEDLQAGAQNFKHTSQKVARSYWWKNMKLWVVIVVIVLVVILIIVLLATGVIPTSSPAPPLPTPTKGL, encoded by the exons GAGCAGGGTGCGGTGGTGGAGCAGGACAAGGTGAAGACCCTGCAATCTCAGGTGGAGGGGGTGAAGGACATAATGACCCAGAACGTGGACCGGATCCTGGCccgaggagagaggctggatgaCCTGATGGGCAAGTCAGAGGACCTGCAGGCTGGG GCTCAGAACTTCAAGCACACGTCCCAGAAGGTGGCTCGTTCCTACTGGTGGAAGAACATGAAGCTGTGGGTGGTGATCGTGGTCATCGTCCTCGTCGTAATCCTCATCATCGTACTGCTTGCCACTGGAGTCATCCCTACCAGCTCGCCTGCTCCCCCTCTTCCAACACCCACAAAAGGACTATAA